The Nocardioides marmorisolisilvae genomic interval CCAGCTGCGACAGGACACCGGCTACATGGACGGGCATTGGGCCGCCGCGGCTGCCGGACATGTCGAGCGCGGTGAGACGGCGTACGACGCCGCACGGCGCGAGGCCGCCGAGGAGCTCGGGCTGACCGACCTCGTCCTCGCCTTCGAGCTCACCATGCAGCGCACCCAGGGACCCGGCCCAGACGCGGCCTTCGACCCGATCGAGGAGCGGGTCGACTTCTTCTTCAGCTGCACCTCCTGGTCCGGCGACCCGCGGATCATGGAGCCGGACAAGTGTGCCGAGCTGCGCTGGTTCGGGCTCGATGACCTGCCCGACACCGTGGTCCCCCACGAGCGGCTCGCGCTCCAGCGGCTCGGCTCCGGCGGCGGCTACGCGACCTTCGGTTTCGATCGCGCCGGATCGGGCACGCGGACCTGATGAG includes:
- a CDS encoding NUDIX hydrolase translates to MSRFTVVPAAYVYLRRDGEVLLQLRQDTGYMDGHWAAAAAGHVERGETAYDAARREAAEELGLTDLVLAFELTMQRTQGPGPDAAFDPIEERVDFFFSCTSWSGDPRIMEPDKCAELRWFGLDDLPDTVVPHERLALQRLGSGGGYATFGFDRAGSGTRT